A genomic region of Spea bombifrons isolate aSpeBom1 chromosome 9, aSpeBom1.2.pri, whole genome shotgun sequence contains the following coding sequences:
- the KCNJ9 gene encoding G protein-activated inward rectifier potassium channel 3, with translation MTKDTKAFTSASGATVTSAKPLPVSRATKRAEKAEKADKKLRRRQRYVEKDGHCNVQHGNVRETYRYLTDIFTTLVDLRWRVSLLVFILAYAITWLFFGVIWWFIAYCRGDLDHLEDQTWTPCVNNLNGFVSAFLFSIETETTIGYGHRVITDKCPEGIILLLLQAILGSMVNAFMVGCMFVKISQPNKRAETLVFSSHAVISLRDDRLCLMFRVGDLRNSHIVEASIRAKLIKSKQTQEGEFIPLNQTDINVGFETGDDRLFLVSPLIISHEINEHSPFWDVSKRQLEKDEFEIVVILEGMVEATGMTCQARSSYLVDEVLWGHRFMSVLSLEDGFYEVDYNTFHQTFEVPTPTCSAREMAEAAARMDAHLYWSIPSQLDEKVEEATEKEDKEQNGSLNSPESEPVPAE, from the exons ATGACAAAGGACACCAAGGCATTCACATCAGCTTCGGGGGCCACAGTCACCAGCGCCAAACCGTTGCCCGTCTCACGCGCCACCAAACGGGCTGAAAAAGCAGAGAAAGCGGATAAAAAGCTGAGGCGGCGGCAGAGGTACGTGGAGAAAGACGGCCACTGTAACGTCCAGCACGGAAACGTGAGGGAGACTTACCGCTATCTGACCGACATCTTCACCACCTTGGTGGACCTGAGGTGGAGGGTCAGCCTGCTGGTGTTCATTCTGGCCTATGCCATCACCTGGCTGTTTTTTGGAGTTATCTGGTGGTTTATCGCTTACTGCCGAGGGGACTTGGATCACTTGGAAGACCAAACATGGACGCCTTGTGTCAACAACCTCAACGGCTTCGTCTCTGCATTCCTGTTTTCCATTGAGACGGAGACGACCATTGGTTACGGCCACCGGGTCATCACAGATAAGTGCCCCGAGGGgattattctgctgctgctgcaggccATTCTGGGCTCCATGGTGAACGCCTTTATGGTGGGCTGCATGTTTGTTAAGATCTCCCAACCCAACAAGAGGGCAGAGACGCTGGTCTTCTCCTCGCACGCAGTGATCTCGTTACGAGATGACAGACTCTGCCTCATGTTCCGCGTCGGAGACTTGCGCAACTCTCACATTGTAGAGGCGTCCATCCGAGCCAAGCTCATCAAATCCAAACAAACGCAGGAGGGAGAGTTCATCCCACTCAACCAGACGGACATAAACGTGGGATTTGAGACCGGCGACGACCGTCTTTTTCTGGTATCTCCTCTCATTATCAGCCATGAGATCAATGAGCACAGTCCCTTCTGGGATGTGTCCAAACGGCAATTAGAGAAGGACGAATTTGAGATTGTGGTGATCTTGGAAGGCATGGTAGAAGCTACAG GGATGACCTGCCAGGCCCGGAGCTCCTATCTGGTGGATGAGGTGCTCTGGGGACACCGCTTCATGTCTGTGCTCTCCCTGGAAGACGGCTTCTACGAGGTGGATTATAACACCTTCCACCAGACATTCGAGGTGCCCACCCCCACATGCAGTGCCCGCGAGATGGCAGAGGCAGCAGCGCGCATGGACGCCCATCTCTACTGGTCTATCCCCAGCCAGCTGGATGAAAAGGTGGAGGAAGCGACGGAGAAAGAGGACAAGGAACAGAATGGGAGCCTCAACAGCCCCGAGAGTGAACCGGTCCCGGCGGAGTGA